A window of the Athene noctua chromosome 31, bAthNoc1.hap1.1, whole genome shotgun sequence genome harbors these coding sequences:
- the PNKP gene encoding LOW QUALITY PROTEIN: bifunctional polynucleotide phosphatase/kinase (The sequence of the model RefSeq protein was modified relative to this genomic sequence to represent the inferred CDS: inserted 1 base in 1 codon) has protein sequence MRCELRGAGGSVPLPDGGAVLLGRGPLTGVTDRKCSRGQVEIVANYAEGTALVIQRGVNPTSVGGAPLGRGGRATLRPGQTLCLVNGLYPHELHFEGSPRALKRPPSPPTSPPPLRRGPPKSMTPPRGSWEHHGSLLVFTPPGVLPSAQIAGFDLDGTLITTKSGKVFPTGPDDWRILYPEVPRKLKQLHSDGYKLVIFTNQLGISRGRLRPDDFKAKVEAVTQRLGLPFQVLVATGPGIYRKPVLGMWDHLCEKANGDVTVSVPDSLYVGDAAGRPPNWAPGRKKKDFSCSDRLFALNAELRFHTPEEFFLGWAPAPFDLPTFDPRQLDPTAPLYDPPXAPLVSSSPEVVVAVGFPGAGKSTFLKTHFVPAGYAYVNRDSLGSWQRCVAACEAALARGRPVAVDNTNPDPESRQRYVACARAAAVPCRCLHFTATLEQARHNCRFRDMTESGHVPVTDVVLHGYKSRFVAPSPTEGFTRILRVPFVPRFGDPGDPQRRRLFRQFSEG, from the exons ATGCGGTGCGAgctgcggggcgcgggggggtcggTGCCGTTGCCCGACGGCGGGGCCGTGCTGCTGGGCCGGGGGCCGCTGACCGGCGTCACGGACCGGAAGTGCTCCCGGGGCCAGG TGGAGATTGTGGCCAACTACGCTGAGGGCACGGCCCTGGTCATccag CGAGGCGTGAACCCCACTTCTGTGGGGGGGGCCCCGCTGGGCCGGGGGGGTCGCGCCACCCTCCGCCCCGGCCAGACCCTCTGCTTGGTCAACGGGCTTTACCCCCACGAACTTCACTTTGAAGGGTCCCCCCGAGCCCTCAAgcgaccccccagcccccccacatcccctcccccGCTCCGGAGGGGCCCCCCCAAATCCATGACCCCCCCCCGCGGCTCCTGGGAGCACCACGGCTCCCTCCTCGTCTTCACCCCCCCCGGCGTCCTCCCCAGCGCTCAG ATCGCTGGGTTCGACCTGGACGGGACCCTCATCACCACCAAGTCGGGGAAGGTGTTTCCTACAGGCCCCGACGActggag GATTTTGTACCCCGAGGTTCCCAGGAAGCTGAAGCAGCTGCACAGCGATGGGTATAAG CTCGTCATCTTCACCAACCAACTGGGCATCTCCCGCGGCCGCCTCCGTCCCGACGACTTCAAGGCCAAGGTGGAGGCGGTGACCCAGCGCCTGGGGCTGCCCTTCCAG gTGCTGGTGGCTACGGGGCCGGGGATCTACCGGAAACCTGTGCTGGGGATGTGGGATCATCTCTGTGAGAAG GCAAATGGGGACGTGACGGTGTCGGTGCCCGACAGCCTCTACGTGGGGG ACGCTGCCGGGCGCCCCCCGAACTGGGCCCCCGGGCGCAAGAAGAAGGATTTCTCCTGCAGCGACCGCCtg ttcgCCCTCAACGCGGAGCTGCGCTTCCACACGCCGGAGGAATTCTTCCTGGGTTGGGCGCCGGCGCCCTTTGACCTCCCGACCTTTGACCCT CGCCAGCTGGACCCCACGGCTCCGCTCTACGACCCCC ACGCCCCCCTGGTGTCCTCCAGCCCCGAGGTGGTGGTGGCCGTCGGCTTCCCCGGGG CCGGAAAATCGACCTTCCTGAAGACCCACTTTGTCCCCGCGGGTTACGCCTACGTCAACCGG gACTCGCTGGGCTCCTGGCAGCGCTGTGTCGCCGCCTGCGAAGCCGCCctggcccggggccgccccgtcgCCGTCGACAACACGAACCCCGACCCCGAATCGCGGCAGAG gtacgTGGCCtgtgcccgcgccgccgccgtcCCCTGTCGCTGCCTCCATTTCACGGCCACCCTGGAGCAGGCGCGACACAACTGCCGG TTTCGGGATATGACGGAGAGCGGCCATGTCCCCGTCACTGACGTCGTCCTGCACGGCTACAA GAGCCGCTTTGTCGCCCCCTCCCCCACCGAGGGCTTCACCCGGATCCTCCGCGTCCCCTTCGTGCCCCGTTTTGGggaccccggggacccccaacGGCGGCGCCTCTTCCGCCAGTTCAGTGAGGGGtga
- the GYS1 gene encoding LOW QUALITY PROTEIN: glycogen [starch] synthase, muscle (The sequence of the model RefSeq protein was modified relative to this genomic sequence to represent the inferred CDS: inserted 3 bases in 2 codons; deleted 2 bases in 2 codons): MPLSRSVSVSSLPGLEEWGGPGAPDNVVLFEVAWEVANKVGGIYTVLQTKARVTADEWGESYVLVGPYVESSVRTQVELLEPPQPALRRTLAAMNAQGCKVHFGRWLIEGSPAVVLLDVGATAWSLERWKGELWESCAIGVPWYDREANDAVLFGFLVAWFLGEFAAQSEERPFIVGHFHEWLAGLGLVLSRARRLPVATIFTTHATLLGRYLCAGSVDFYNNLHSFDVDKEAGERQIYHRYCLERAAAHCAHVLTTVSHVTAAEAEHLLKRKPDLVTPNGLNVRKFSAMHEFQNLHAQSKARVQEFVRGHFYGHLDFDLDKTLFFFIAGRYEFSNKGADIFLEALARLNYLLRVNGSEVTVVAFFIMPARTNNFNVESLKGQAVRKQLWDTANAVXEKFGKKLYESLLVGNLPDMNKMLDREDFTMMKRAIFATQRQSFPPVCTHNMLDDATDPILTTIRRIGLFNSSNDRVKIIFHPEFLSSTSPLLPVDYEEFVRGCHLGVFPSYYEPWGYTPAECTVMGIPSVSTNLSGFGCFMEEHIADPSAYGIYIVDRRFRAPEESCAQLTAFLYGFCQQSRRQRIVQRNRTERLSDLLDWKYLGRYYTFARRMALAKAFPESFTYEPPEAAAGFRYPRPASVXPSPALSRLSSPRHSDEEDERYDEEEEAAKDRANIRRPPSPPGLPTRN, encoded by the exons ATGCCGCTGTCCCGCAGCGTCTCCGTGAGCTCCCTCCCGGGGCTGGAGGAGTGGGGGGGCCCCGGCGCCCCCGACAACGTCGTCCTCTTCGAGGTGGCCTGGGAGGTCGCCAACAAGG TGGGCGGGATCTACACGGTGCTGCAGACCAAGGCGAGGGTGACGGCCGACGAGTGGGGCGAGAGCTACGTGCTGGTGGGCCCCTACGTGGAGAGCAGCGTCCGCACCCAGGTGGAGCTGCTGGAGCCGCCCCAGCCCGCCCTGCGCCGCACCCTGGCGGCCATGAACGCCCAAGGGTGCAAG GTGCATTTTGGGCGCTGGCTGATCGAGGGGAGCCCGGCCGTGGTGCTGCTGGACGTGGGGGCCACGGCCTGGAGCCTGGAGCGCTGGAAGGGGGAGCTCTGGGAGAGCTGCGCCATCGGGGTGCCCTGGTACGACCGCGAGGCCAACGACGCCGTCCTCTTCGGCTTCCTCGTCGCCTGGTTCCTCGGGGAG ttcGCGGCGCAGAGCGAGGAGCGCCCCTTCATCGTGGGCCACTTCCACGAgtggctggcggggctggggctggtgctgaGCCGCGCGCGGCGCTTGCCCGTGGCCACCATCTTCACCACCCACGCCACCCTGCTGGGC CGGTACCTCTGCGCCGGCAGCGTGGACTTCTACAACAACCTCCACAgc TTTGACGTGGACAAGGAGGCCGGGGAGCGGCAGATCTACCACCGGTACTGCCTGGAGCGCGCGGCCGCCCACTGCGCCCACGTCCTCACCACCGTGTCCCACGTCACCGCCGCCGAGGCCGAGCACCTGCTCAAGCGCAAACCCG atCTGGTGACCCCCAACGGCCTCAACGTCCGGAAGTTCTCGGCCATGCACGAGTTCCAGAACCTGCACGCCCAGAGCAAAGCTCGTGTCCAGGAGTTCGTCCGGGGACACTTCTACGG GCACCTGGATTTCGACCTGGACAAGACGCTTTTCTTCTTCATCGCGGGGCGTTACGAGTTCTCCAACAAGGGGGCCGACATCTTCCTGGAGGCGCTGGCGCGGCTCAACTACCTCCTGCGG GTGAACGGCAGCGAGGTGACGGTGGTGGCTTTCTTCATCATGCCGGCCCGGACCAACAACTTCAACGTGGAGTCGCTGAAGGGCCAGGCCGTGCGCAAACAGCTCTG ggacacgGCCAACGCCG AAGAAAAATTTGGGAAGAAACTCTACGAATCGCTGCTGGT GGGGAACCTCCCGGACATGAACAAAATGCTGGACCGGGAGGATTTCACCATGATGAAACGCGCCATCTTCGCCACCCAG CGACAGTCGTTCCCCCCCGTTTGCACCCACAACATGTTGGACGACGCCACCGACCCCATCCTGACCACGATCCGCCGCATCGGGCTCTTCAACAGCAGCAACGACCGGGTCAAG atCATTTTCCACCCCGAGTTCCTGTCGTCcaccagccccctcctgcccGTCGACTACGAGGAGTTTGTCCGGGGGTGTCACCTGGGGGTG TTTCCCTCTTACTACGAACCTTGGGGTTACACCCCAG cTGAGTGCACGGTCATGGGCATCCCCAGCGTCTCCACCAACCTGTCGGGGTTCGGGTGTTTCATGGAGGAGCACATCGCCGACCCCTCGGCCTACG GGATCTACATCGTGGACCGGCGGTTCCGGGCGCCCGAGGAGTCGTGCGCGCAGCTCACCGCCTTCCTCTACGGCTTCTGCCAGCAGAGCCGGCGCCAGCGCATCGTCCAGCGCAACCGCACCGAGCGCCTCTCCGACCTCCTCGACTGGAAGTACCTGGGCAGG TACTACACCTTCGCCCGCCGCATGGCGCTGGCCAAGGCCTTTCCCGAGAGTTTCACCTACGAACCCCCCGAGGCCGCCGCC ggtTTCCGTTACCCCCGTCCGGCCTCGGT CCCCTCGCCCGCCCTCTCCCGCCTCTCCAGCCCCCGGCACAGCGACGAGGAGGACGAACGTTACgacgaggaggaagaagctgccaAGGACCGAGCCAATATCCgacgcccccccagcccccccggcctGCCCACCAGGAACtga